A genomic segment from Alistipes senegalensis JC50 encodes:
- a CDS encoding S8 family serine peptidase, with protein MERAARLDTYIKFTEYQRIRSDAFRICDSLMRLKYGDRETTVADFQRLELADTTGLALPLSIAASTPVMFTPDMPWHEALEKIDSEYRLSAVRVASLDSLNDDPHIKLGNRPDDFRNFRYGNNLIGDDPYHGTMVAGVIAACAATAGELPRPVKILSVRAIPEGDEYDRDVAAAIRYAVDNGAEVVNMSFGKYLSPHRDEVLAAMKYARSKDVLLVMASGNDGVNVDVRPIFPTCRDTKGRRLENQIVVGASTPDGRVASFSNYGAENVDLLAPGENVRSTAPEGGYDTAQGTSIAAPIVSGVAAVLRSFYPDLSAREIREILIRTVTHFPADEMPVPGKSETSRMIQGRQVCLGGGILNAQAAMKEASKISKFGER; from the coding sequence ATGGAACGGGCCGCCCGGCTCGATACCTACATCAAATTTACCGAATATCAGCGTATTCGTTCCGATGCTTTCCGCATTTGCGATTCATTGATGCGCCTGAAATACGGTGATCGAGAAACAACGGTCGCCGATTTTCAGCGTCTTGAATTGGCCGACACGACCGGGCTTGCGCTGCCTCTGTCGATTGCGGCTTCCACACCCGTTATGTTCACACCCGACATGCCGTGGCACGAAGCGCTGGAAAAGATCGACAGCGAATATCGTTTGTCCGCCGTACGTGTGGCCAGCCTCGATTCCCTGAATGACGATCCTCATATAAAATTGGGCAATCGCCCGGACGATTTCCGGAATTTCCGTTACGGAAACAATCTTATCGGCGACGATCCCTATCATGGGACGATGGTTGCCGGAGTGATTGCGGCGTGTGCGGCGACGGCCGGGGAGTTGCCGCGCCCGGTAAAGATCCTCTCCGTCCGTGCCATTCCCGAAGGCGATGAATACGACCGCGATGTAGCTGCGGCAATCCGTTATGCGGTGGATAACGGCGCAGAGGTGGTGAATATGAGTTTCGGCAAGTACCTATCGCCTCACCGGGATGAAGTACTGGCTGCGATGAAATATGCCCGGAGCAAGGACGTATTGCTGGTTATGGCCTCCGGCAACGACGGCGTCAATGTCGATGTCCGTCCGATATTTCCGACTTGCCGGGACACGAAAGGACGCCGTCTGGAAAACCAGATCGTCGTGGGGGCCTCGACGCCCGACGGACGGGTCGCTTCTTTCAGCAACTACGGAGCGGAAAATGTGGATCTGCTCGCCCCCGGAGAAAATGTACGATCGACCGCTCCCGAGGGCGGATACGATACGGCGCAGGGAACGAGTATCGCTGCGCCGATAGTTTCCGGTGTCGCAGCGGTCTTGCGGAGTTTCTATCCCGATCTTTCGGCTCGTGAGATACGGGAAATTCTGATTCGTACCGTTACGCATTTTCCGGCGGACGAGATGCCTGTTCCCGGGAAATCCGAAACTTCCCGCATGATCCAGGGGCGTCAGGTCTGTCTCGGTGGAGGGATTCTCAATGCGCAGGCGGCCATGAAAGAGGCGTCGAAAATCAGCAAATTCGGAGAGCGATGA